The Sinorhizobium fredii USDA 257 region CCTTTTCTCGACCGGCCGATCGAGGGCGACTGGCCATATCTGTGGGTCGATGCCACCTACCTGAAGGTGCGCCGCGGCGGCCGCATCGTCTCCGTCGCTGTGATCATCGCCGTCGGCGTCAACACGGACGGCCGGCGCGAGGTGCTGGGCATGGAGGTCGGCACATCGGAAGCCGAGCCGATCTGGACAGAGTTCCTGCGCAAGCTAACTCGGCGTGGCCTGCGCGGCGTCAGGCTCGTCGTTTCCGATGCCCACGAAGGCATCAAGGCGGCGGTTTCCAAAGTTCTGTGCGCCACCTGGCAGCGCTGCAGGGTTCATTTCGCTCGCAACGTGCTGGCGCATGCCGGAAAGAGTGGCCGTCGTGTCGTGTCGGCCTTCATTGCCACCGCCTTCGCCCAGGAGACGGCAGAGGCGGCAAGCCTGCAATGGCGCGCCGTCGCCGACCAGATCCGCCCGAAAGTGCCGAAGCTCGCCGCCATCATGGACGAGGCCGAGCACGACGTCCTCGCCTACATGAGCTTCCCCAAGGAGCACCGCGTCAAGCTACACTCGATCAATCCGATCGAGCGACTCAATGGCGAGATCAAGCGGCGCACCGAGGTCGTTGGCATCTTTCCCAACGACGATGCCATCGTCCGCCTCGTCGGCGCATTGCTGCTTGAACAAAATGACGAGTGGGCCGTGCAGCGGGCTCGCTACATGACACTGGAAACTATTAGCCAGATGAGTGATGATCCGCTCATCAGCCTGCCGGCAGTGGCACGCTGATCAGTCCGGCCTACGCCGGAGAGCACGGCGACCAAAGCCGTCAGTTACACCACTCCAGTGGGCACGATCTATGCAAAGCGTCTAGAGGATTTGCTTCCCTGCGAATGCAAGTGGCCCCTCAACAACGGCGGCCCATATCTTTTCTGCGCAGCCAAGGCTGCCGGGACATACTGCCAACACCATCAATCTAGATCGCTATCAAGCTACCGCACCAAGAAGCAGGGGTGATCATGCCGGCTGATAGGTGCGCAACGTTAACACAGACTAGCGAGGGACAAGCATGAAGAGATCACGTTGGTATGAGATCAGGGCAGCCCCAGGCTATCAGCGCATGGCGGCCGCCGACGATCGGCTACCGGAAAGCCGACGCATGGAGTCGATCATTGAGCGGAACTGCCGCAAGGATCGCTTCGACATCTTCATGCCGTCGTTTTACCGGGAGTTGAGGCACCATCGGACGCACCAGGTCATCCAGAAACGGTTCCATTTCTTGTCGGATATGCCTTAGTCAACCTGCCGCGGCTGAACTTCGAAGAGCTCCGCAGGGTCGACTGTGTCGTGTGCTTCCTCCGCGGCGGCGCAGGGTACGGCCCGCTCGAATTCCCCGACGGCACAATCGAAGATCTGTACTTCGCCGAGCACGAGCGCCGACAGGCCTTTCTCTACGAACAGCATTGCAGGAAGGCCCGACCGCTGCCGAAAGTTCACACTCGGCGCATTGGAGAAATGCGCCGTTTTCTCGGATAGCCGAGAACGCTTGTTCCTCATCCATTTGAGCTAACCCGGTGTATTTTGAGCGCTTTCCGTGCTCGGAGCGTTCCACGGCTGTTCTTGGCTATTTCAAGTTTTGCTGAATCCGCCCCAGCTCAAACTGGGTAGATAAGGGCCTAGTGGCTGGTGGGATTGATTCCCGTTCGCCTCATCCGCAGCCCGTTTACTCTTCCCAAAGCATTTCCATGATCTCGTCGGGCGATTCCTTAACCTGGAGCGTGACGGAGACCCCGCCTTTAACAGAGCAGGTGACGAGCGTGGTGCTCCGATGGCCTTCGACGCGTTGGAAGTGCATGACAGTGTCCATGTTCACGAAGATCGGCCCATTGTTGTCGTGCAATTTTAGCCACATGCGTTCGCCCTTTCTAATGTAGTGGTTCATTTAGAATACCACAGAAGAGGACCCAATTTCGGGGAGTGGCATGCTCGAGAAATGGAGCAGCCCGGGTTGGCTCGCCGGTCTCATAAGCTGGATCTAGGCAACCTCCCCACGACATCGAAGCGAGAGCAGGTGCTGGCAGCCGCCACGACATCCAGCTTATCACCGACCTGGTATCCGTCCTCGGGCACACCGAGCGTCACCGACGCCCTCGCAAGAATAGGTCTGTCCTTTGTGCGTCCTGGTAAACATGATTGTGCCCACCGTGATGGTCTTGCGGCGCCCCGTGTCAAAGCCTCCCCGCGTCCTAACAGCCACGTCTCTATCGGCGACGCTGGTAACGGTTCCAATAGAGTGAGGGAAGTTATCACGCGCCAACTCTGAAAGGCATAATAGAGAGCGAAGAAGATCGCTGCACTGCCGAGAAGTATGCCTGGGAACGCAAAGCGGAGAGCCTTTCGGTCTTTATCAACAACGTCAGTCATTTGCGCCCCTCGATTGAGGCGCAAACCTAAACCACCACTCGGGCTCAGCCAAGCGGTGAGGCAACGAGTAATTGCGACACCCGATGACCGTCGTCTATGCGGTAGGGTGGTCGCCTTCACAGAAGTCGAATTATCGTGGCAATGATTAAGGCGACGAAAGTAGGGGCACGATAAGGAGTGTCCCCCATTCTAGCCTAGACCATCCTTTCGGTCGGTCCGGGATGTTCAGCAGCATCTCAAGAAGATCAAACACGGGATCCGCTTCAGCCGTGTCATAACGCAGTCAGGGCAACTGGTAAGCCGCGTGGCTCATAACCACGAAAGACCGGGTTCGATTCCCGGGCCTGCATCCAAATTCGACGAATGCCTTCCCGCGTCAGGAGGTGAAGCATGCCCTACCGTGTAGTTGAATACGATTCTGGCCCCAAGGATATGCCGGGCATGGAAGCACTCCTCAACGCCTGGGCGGCAGAGGGGTATTCGCTCCATCAGGCAGTTCGGGAAAGCACATACCGATGGGTGCTGATCTTCTCCTCAACGATCCTGCATTTGCGCGCCGGGCAGGTAAACCTTGGATCCGACGCGCTTTCCATCGAGTAAGGATCCCTCGACCAATAGATAGGCCGATATACCGAGGATGGAGAGCAGTAGAATGCTCACCGGCAGCCCTGCTGAAGAGCGATGATCAGGTTCTTGGAAGTTCTTTCGACCTACCATGGCCGGAACCATTTTGCACATACGAGAGCGACGCCGCCACGCGGGCTCTTCCCGCCAGACGGCCTGACTGGTCAACAAAGTTCGAAGCTCTGTAGCAAGTTGGGATTATACCACGCTCGCCGGAGCGCCGCGCGGGATCACAGGTGGTGAGGCAGATGACTGCCGCAACTTGTTCGCCGTATGTTCATAGCTATTTCAGACGCACAAAAGCCGCCCAACTGAGCTAAGTCCGGACATCGCCAGGGCTCAAATCGCCCATGCTTGCGGCACCTGCCAGCTCAGGGTCGCGTGACGATCACTCTCCGTCACGCACACGTTGCCGGTATCGCTCCCGGTCCTCTTCGGTCGCCCCTGTGGAGAGGTCCTCGCCCGGCTGCATGCGCTGTGCGACCGGAAGCCAAGGCCGACCAGGGTTCTCTTGGGTCCATAGCTTCTTCGCGCGCTTTTCTATTTCGGGATCGTCCACCGTCGCCTCCTGTGCAGGGAGATCATATCAGGGCGCTACAGCGGGCACGAGCCACCTTGATGGAGCCTTTAAAGAGCAATGGCCAATCCGAAGTATTCCGACGAGGTGAAGACCTATGTCGTCCAGGCACTAGCTTGCTTCGATAGCCCTGCCGTCGTCGCCAAGTCAGTCAAGGCAGAGTTCGACGTCGTCATCAGCCCTCAGGCAGTCGAGGCTTACGATCCGACCAAGCGCGCCGGTCGCCCGAGCGGCTCATCAAGAGGCCGAGAATATCACCATGAAAAGTGCGACCCAAAATAAGGCCGACAACTCGGCCGCCAACAGAAACCCAAACGCTGTGTCGCTCATGCAATCCTCCGTAGGCAACCTCCATTGCCGGGAGGAACTATAGGGGAGGGACGACGGTTCCGCTACTCACTAAGACGCAAGCAGCGAGTAAATCAGAACGCCGACAGATCCCCAGAAGCCAACCATTACAAGCGCCATCGCGGCAACCAGAACCTTTGTCATGACAAAACTCCACGACTGTTGTGCAGGTCCAAAGCCTAGCCCAGTGCTGAAATCTTAGTAACGGACCATGGTCTGATCTCGCTGCTTTCGTTGACGGTGTGTCGAACATAGCCGCCCTCGCTGGGCGGTTTTTCTTTTGAGGCACTACTCATGAAATTCACAGACACTGCACCGATCGCGGGCACGCGACGGACCGCCGACGGCTACCTGGTCGCGGACGTTCGCACCGCGCGCACCGGTATCCAGCTCTATGCCGGCCGTGAAGTCGGCAAGCCGGAAATGCAGTCGGTGAAGGTCTACCGGCCCGAGGATCAGGTCTTCGACAGGGCCAGCCTCGGCAGCTACGCGCATAAGCCGGTGACGAACGATCATCCGGCAGAGGCCGTGACGCCTGACAACTGGAAAGCCGTTTCGGTCGGCCAGATCGGCGACGAAGTTGCCCGCGACGGGGAATTCGTCCGCATCCCGCTCATCGTCATGGATGCCGAGGCGATCACGGCGATCGACGAGGGCAAGCGCGAACTGTCGGCAGGCTACACCTGCGATCTTGCCTGGGAACCGCCCGAAGGCGAGAAGTACGACGCCATCCAGAAGGATATCCGGATCAACCACGTCGCCATCGTGCAGCGCGGCCGCGCCGGATCAGAAGCTCGCATCGGCGACGGTGTGAGGTCGTGGGGCGCTGCCCCGTTCACCAGTGATCAGAAACCGAAAGAGGACAAGATCATGACCCTGAAGACGGTTACCGTCGATGGCATCCCGGTTGAAGTAACCGATCAGGGTGCCACGGTGATCGGCACGCTGCAGCAGCGGCTTGCCGACGCCAATATCAAGTTCGCCGACGCCGAGAAGGCACATCAGACGGCACTCGCCGGCAAGGATGCCGAACTGGCGAAGAAGGATGCCGAGCTCGACTCGACGAAGGCGAAGGTGCTTTCGGATGTCGATCTCGACAAGCGGGTCCAGGCTCGCGCCGATCTTATCTCCGCGGCGAAAACGATCGCCAAGGACATCAAGACCGAGGGCCTCTCAGATGCGGCCATCCGCAAGGCCGTTGTCGTCGCCAAGCTCGGCGATGCTGCGGTCGCCGACAAGTCCGACGCCTACATCGATGCTCGCTTCGACATGCTCGTCGAGGACGCCGGCAAGGGCGGCGCCGATCCTTTCCGCACCGTTGTGCAGCAGGGCCTTTCGCAGACCACTGACGCCAACGTCTCCGCAACCGCTCACAAGCCCATGGTCTCCGATCTCGAATCGGCCTGGCAGACGAAGGCAGCTACGTGATGCCTGCAATTCAGACCACTTATAGCGCCACGCACGCCCGCTGGGTCGAAGGCATGGTGCTCACGATGGAGCCGTCCGACATTGTCACCCGGCTTGCGGAAGACGCGGAAGGCATCGGCTTCGGCAAAGTTTGCGTCCAGGCTACCGCCGACAATCAGGTCGTCGACTCCGAATAACCGCCAAGTTCGTTGGGATCGCCGTGCTCGACGCGACGGGCCCTACCGGCAAGTACGACCAGTACGACAACGTCGCGGTCATGGTGGCGTCATCGTCGTTACTGCCTCCGAAGCCGTCGCCGTCGGCGATTCGGTCTAATACACCCCGGCGACCGGCGTCCTTTCCAAGACGTCGACCTCCAACACCCTCGTCGCGAACGCGACATGGGAAACCAGCACCTCTGGCGCCGGTCTCGCAGCGCTTCGCCTCGTTGCATAAGGAGCGATCTCGATGAACGCAATTATCACCAGGGACGCTCAGCAGGTCGCGATGAGCTTCCTTATCCGTCAGGCCTCGTTGATCGAGCCGACGGTCTCGCGATGAAGTATCAGGACATCCAGTATCCGAGCCTCATCCCGGTCGACACTTCGGCGCCCGAATGGATCCAGTCCATCACCTATTTCTCCATGGACTCGGTTGGCCAGGCGCAGTGGTTCTCCGGCCTCGCACATGACGTGCCGAAGGTCGAACTGACCCGCGAGAAGTTCGAGACGACCGTCAGCATAGCCACCATCGGCTACTGCTATACGCTCGAGGAACTGGGCACCGCGCAGCTGCTCGGCATGAACCTCACCAGCGAGAAGGCCTCTTCGGCACGTCGGATCGCCGAGGAGAAGATCGATCAGGTTGCTTTCGTCGGCGACACCGGCAAGGGCTTCACCGGTCCGGTGAACGCCTTGGCGCCGACCGCGACGACGGCGCCGGCGGACGGTACCGGCTCGGCAGACTTATGACCAGCGGTACATCGACAGCACCACGATCACGACGGCGGATCGGCAGATTTACATCTCATCGGTGGGCCTCGCGATCGTGCCAACCGTCGGCGACGTCATAACGGCTGGCGGTCGAATATCACGTCATCGCCGCCGACCCGAACAACTACGACGGCGTGACCAACGTCGTCTTCATCGTCCAAGGAAGGATTGCTCCTTAGTCGTTTTCAGGCGGCGCCCACTGGAGCTGAAAAAGGATGCTGTCATCGTATGACGGGAACCAACAGTGAGCATCGAGCCCAGATGCTCCCGCGTCGCCGCTTGGGGCCTTGAGAACGCAGCATCCCGCGTACGTCTTCACGGACTTGCAAAGCCTCACCAAATCCGAATGGCGGACGTTTTTGAGTAGAACAGGCTCTAACTCTTCCATTGGTCGCTCCCCTACGATCGGGCGGCAAGAGATTATTATCGAACGCTAATGTTGAAAAGAGAGGATTGCGGCATGAAAATCCGCTTTGTGAAGGATTACCCGGGCCATGCCGTCGGCGACGTCGTCGATGCAGCCGATCTGTCGGGCGGTCTTGCCCAGGGGCTGACCAACCTCGGCATCGCTGAGAAGATGCCCGAGAAGGCCGTCAAGAAAGGCGAGAAGGTTGGCGCGGCTGAATAATGTGCCACTGAACTTTCATCCGGCTGTGATTGGAGCCTCGGCGGCATAACGAACGCCTGCACGCCTCGTCACTTCTCCAGGAACATGTCAATTGGTGGGAGCCTGGCGGATTGAAGCCGACACGCCAGGAAACGCTCGGCGCTTCGCCGCATCTCTTTTATTGCGTCAGCATCGACGAGATGACCGGACGTGCTGCCGTGGCGGCGGACCGGCCTAAATCGCCCGAGTAAGCGAGCTGACGGCACCGCTCGAGAACCA contains the following coding sequences:
- a CDS encoding major capsid family protein, whose translation is MDSVGQAQWFSGLAHDVPKVELTREKFETTVSIATIGYCYTLEELGTAQLLGMNLTSEKASSARRIAEEKIDQVAFVGDTGKGFTGPVNALAPTATTAPADGTGSADL
- a CDS encoding structural cement protein Gp24, whose product is MPAIQTTYSATHARWVEGMVLTMEPSDIVTRLAEDAEGIGFGKVCVQATADNQVVDSE
- a CDS encoding DUF2213 domain-containing protein produces the protein MKFTDTAPIAGTRRTADGYLVADVRTARTGIQLYAGREVGKPEMQSVKVYRPEDQVFDRASLGSYAHKPVTNDHPAEAVTPDNWKAVSVGQIGDEVARDGEFVRIPLIVMDAEAITAIDEGKRELSAGYTCDLAWEPPEGEKYDAIQKDIRINHVAIVQRGRAGSEARIGDGVRSWGAAPFTSDQKPKEDKIMTLKTVTVDGIPVEVTDQGATVIGTLQQRLADANIKFADAEKAHQTALAGKDAELAKKDAELDSTKAKVLSDVDLDKRVQARADLISAAKTIAKDIKTEGLSDAAIRKAVVVAKLGDAAVADKSDAYIDARFDMLVEDAGKGGADPFRTVVQQGLSQTTDANVSATAHKPMVSDLESAWQTKAAT